The Streptomyces rubrogriseus genomic sequence CCCTGGCGTCCCACCCGGTAGAGGCCGACCATCAGCAGCTCGCAGAACCGCTCGCGCAGTGGGTACTGCGCCACCAGCTGCTGGAGCATGGCGATCGCCTGGGCCTCGCCGCCGAGCAGGAACATCGCGCTCACCAGATCCTCCAGGGCCGTGAGCCTGCGCTCCTCGAACAGTGCCGCGGCCCCCCGGCAGCGCCTGCCCTCACCCGCGTCGATGAGGGCAGGCCCGCGCCACAGCCGCAGACCGGTCTCCAGCAGTTCGACGGCGCGCGCGGGGTCGGCGGGCAGCAGGGCGGCGCCTTGCGAGACGAGTCGCAGGAAGCGGTTGCCGTCCACGCACTGCGGGTCGATCTCCAGCAGGTAACCGCCGAGGACGGAGCGCAGGATGTCGCCAGCCCGCTCGGGGCAGGCACGCTCGTTGAGCACTTTCCGGGCCCGCGCGGCA encodes the following:
- a CDS encoding AfsR/SARP family transcriptional regulator: MGPVSINASHSGGGIRAGKVRTLVATLAIDAGRAVSLADLVDELWGATPPDNVLNALQAHAARARKVLNERACPERAGDILRSVLGGYLLEIDPQCVDGNRFLRLVSQGAALLPADPARAVELLETGLRLWRGPALIDAGEGRRCRGAAALFEERRLTALEDLVSAMFLLGGEAQAIAMLQQLVAQYPLRERFCELLMVGLYRVGRQGDALESYHLARKRLDDELGVQPGALLRRRHAEILAQDPVLKVPSALWREQYAPADTSLLTA